In Heptranchias perlo isolate sHepPer1 chromosome 38, sHepPer1.hap1, whole genome shotgun sequence, a single window of DNA contains:
- the duox2 gene encoding dual oxidase maturation factor 2, which translates to MTLFNGITPFYGQNRTSVTFAIALLVVILVFLVFAVTFLVILPGIRGKGRLFSFCRVVISLFVGVIIVVVNFTSDWEAGYVTVNTTYKAFSNEIITARVGLQIGLAGINVTLKGLPVNQLNETIDYNENFQWRFDVDYKEDYYKGLQRGLPNPILYIAEKFNHNAPCLVHAQYRFSGHYATAMMWVAFCAWVITNILFSMSTIVYGGYMALVTSAFMVFGVISFATTLNVRQCIIQFGPTTLKTSLGVSFWLTLATALLCFILGIIIIVMDHCIPEKLRTFFMLNGEDGDDEMGDGLINPSFTYDYGDGLYLTKRKNNFENKDFVVYT; encoded by the exons ATGACGCTCTTCAACGGAATCACCCCCTTCTACGGCCAAAACAGAACCTCGGTCACTTTCGCCATCGCTTTACTCGTAGTTATCCTTGTGTTTTTGGTCTTTGCGGTGACGTTTCTCGTCATTCTACCCGGCATCAGAGGGAAAGGG CGGCTCTTTTCGTTCTGCAGGGTTGTTATAAGTCTCTTCGTTGGAGTGATCATTGTGG TGGTGAACTTTACCAGTGACTGGGAAGCAGGATATGTCACAGTGAACACAACCTACAAGGCTTTCAGCAATGAAATAATCACTGCCAGAGTGGGGCTCCAAATTGGGCTGGCAGGAATCAACGTGACTCTTAAAG GACTCCCTGTGAACCAGCTCAATGAAACCATAGACTACAATGAGAACTTCCAGTGGAGATTTGACGTAGATTACAAAGAGGATTATTACAAAGGACTACAACGAGGGCTTCCAAATCCAATTTTGTACATCGCAGAAAAGTTTAATCACAACGCCCCCTGCCTTGTTCACGCACAGTACAGATTTTCTGGGCACTATGCAACAGCCATGATGTG GGTGGCGTTTTGTGCCTGGGTCATCACTAATATTCTCTTCTCCATGTCAACTATTGTGTATGGAGGGTACATGGCTTTGGTCACATCCGCATTCATGGTCTTTGGAGTCATCTCATTTGCCACTACACTGAATGTACGTCAATGCATTATTCAGTTTGGTCCAACAACGCTGAAGACTAGCTTGGGTGTTTCTTTCTGGCTGACATTAGCAACTG CATTACTGTGCTTCATTCTCGGAATAATTATAATAGTTATGGATCACTGCATCCCAGAAAAACTAAGAACATTCTTTATGCTGAACGGAGAGGATGGTGATGATGAAATGGGTGATGGATTAATTAACCCCAGCTTTACTTATGATTATGGAGACGGTCTATATTTAACG aaaaggaaaaataattttgaaaacaaaGACTTTGTTGTTTATACCTAA